A window of Chryseobacterium sp. IHB B 17019 genomic DNA:
TCGTAATTGGTTTTAAAAAATCAAGCATTATTTCTGGTTATTAATTGTTTTTCGTAAGAATTGTCGTTCAATATTTCTATCGTCAGGTTATTGACTTTAAAAGTATTATCCTTTGTAAAAAGTTTCTGTAAAAAATTTTTCTTTGAGTTTTTAAGATCATCAATAATGTCTGAAAGGTTCCTGAAAGTATACATATTTTTTTCGGAAAACTTTTTTGCATCAAATCTTATCATGATATCATCAGAAAAACCGGAGTTTTTAGACCTGAACTTTTCTTTTAAATCAAATAAAGTATTTTTTTGTTCTTCATTAATATATTGTTCTGGATTAAAATCAGAATAAATATGATCAACAAATATTTCCAAATTTTTTATGGCATCTTCGTTCGGGTTTTCCAGGATCAATCCGATGTTTAATTTCTTTTTTGTTTTTGATTGATTGAAAAATCCCCATTTACGCAAGAAATTCCTCAATGAATTTTCCTCTATTTTTTTTGTCCGATTTTGAAATTCCTCAGAAAATCTTGATGTTTTACTTACAAAATGATACACTATTGCGTTAGGGCAAACAAATGTTTTTTCTCCGGACATCCTTAATCTTAAAATCAGATCATCATCTTCACAAAACATGGGATTAAAAAGTGGGTCCAGGCCATTTACCTTTTGTAAGACATCTTTTTTTGCAGCAAGGAAGAAACTTACATCATTAGTATATTCGCCTTTTTGTTTTTCCTGAACCTTTTCAAATTGAAAAAAATTATCAAACTGAAAAGTTTCAAAATCACTTCCAAAATCCTGAATTTCTTTCCAAAGCCTCTTGTCGGAAGCAAAAATGGGCGGTTCTACAACTTTATAATAAACAAGATTGTGCTCTTTTAACGAAATTTCAAGTTCTGATAAAAAATTTCTTCCAATAACCATGTCGTTGTGTAAAAAACAAACGTAATCTTTAGTAGAAATTTCAATCGCCTTGTTGTAAGTATCTGAAAGTGTTTTGCCTTCAGCGCTGGAAAAATAAACAAGATTTTCGTC
This region includes:
- a CDS encoding glycosyltransferase family 2 protein; amino-acid sequence: MDNNISLLIGLKNNLEFSKSCYQSIRENYPETEIVFVSYGSSDGTHEWLTSLKDENLVYFSSAEGKTLSDTYNKAIEISTKDYVCFLHNDMVIGRNFLSELEISLKEHNLVYYKVVEPPIFASDKRLWKEIQDFGSDFETFQFDNFFQFEKVQEKQKGEYTNDVSFFLAAKKDVLQKVNGLDPLFNPMFCEDDDLILRLRMSGEKTFVCPNAIVYHFVSKTSRFSEEFQNRTKKIEENSLRNFLRKWGFFNQSKTKKKLNIGLILENPNEDAIKNLEIFVDHIYSDFNPEQYINEEQKNTLFDLKEKFRSKNSGFSDDIMIRFDAKKFSEKNMYTFRNLSDIIDDLKNSKKNFLQKLFTKDNTFKVNNLTIEILNDNSYEKQLITRNNA